One segment of Clarias gariepinus isolate MV-2021 ecotype Netherlands chromosome 6, CGAR_prim_01v2, whole genome shotgun sequence DNA contains the following:
- the chd1l gene encoding chromodomain-helicase-DNA-binding protein 1-like, giving the protein MSRFLRAVQNDLPKKEKVELLEHDLKKCGLTGVKLRSYQLDGVRWLAQCMKTLDGCILGDEMGLGKTCQAISLMLYAQGRLRVKGPFMVLCPLTVMDSWMQELKNICPSLRVMCYAGDKKQRAELQRDMEDNHPDIFLTYYQTCQSDASILKRWKWNMLVVDEAQRLKNENSKLYQALTEFSLGFRLLLTGTPIQNNLQEVYSLLSFIQPDVFPPDASTEFVRAYTDVQTQSSTAKELHQVLQPFLLRRVKAEVETELPKKIELVVYHGMSALQKKFYKAILMKDLTVFGSNQGNENRLLNILMQLRKCVAHPYLFKGVEPEPFEIGEHLVEASGKLTLLDPMLAHLFKEGHRVLLFSQMTSMLDIVQDYLEYRGYSYERLDGSVRGEERFVAVNNFKAEDVFIFLLSTKAGGVGLTLTAADTVIFLDSDFNPQNDVQAAARAHRIGQKRPVKVIRLLARDTVEEIIYSRAVSKLNLTNTVIEEGKFSLLNKRQAAAADQMQLSEILRFGVHKLLSSDESSIQQVNVAQILGETRDGKWVIKEELVRSAEEEEDEDHPDHMYYFEGKDYSKIPSVEDEKRFKLMVQEHSAPQEHAGKAGRSLRHKVGVLFPLPLPSPMRPKRPLTESELEERRRKREEAAAKRAKLQEEKKKQREEKKYKRKMAWWESSGYKSLCLPSADSEGEDVDEEDDDDISSVNSTDSDDAAIHYVLGDVTQPQADRKDAIIVHCVDDSGHWGKGGLFTALEIRTDEAKKQYELAGDMEDLELGNVLLFSIDDKLTRPSGRDYLALIVAQKRDKANKLSGIYLTALDEGLKKIYRAAKQKKASVHLPRIGHATKGFNWYGTERLIRKHLASRGVPTFIYYFKRPTSHPTPAVPSTSGSGSGPPAQVSPGSSCSLSPPTSPEGPSTSQQGGEASGLDDFMRGVHVFFYNVGAMEKKTLTRYLITYDGDEEDLMCSQVTHIVAEVETPVHIQELQDLCQQYPNALLVKTKWLESCFANQKKVGASKFIHHFK; this is encoded by the exons GAGTGAAGCTAAGGTCGTACCAGCTGGACGGCGTGCGCTGGCTCGCTCAGTGTATGAAGACTCTGGACGGCTGCATTCTGGGGGATGAAATGGGTTTGGGTAAAACATGTCAG GCCATCAGCTTGATGTTATACGCTCAAGGACGTCTCCGCGTGAAGGGTCCCTTCATGGTGCTCTGTCCTCTGACAGTAATGGACAGCTGGATGCAAGAGCTAAAGAA TATCTGTCCCAGTCTGAGGGTAATGTGTTACGCGGgtgataaaaaacaaagagctGAGCTGCAGAGGGACATGGAGGACAATCATCCTGACATCTTCCTGACTTATTACCAG ACATGCCAGAGTGATGCATCAATAttaaaaag GTGGAAGTGGAACATGCTGGTTGTGGATGAGGCTCAACGActgaaaaatgaaaattctAAACTTTACCAAGCCCTTACAGAG TTCTCTCTGGGCTTCAGGCTTTTGCTAACTGGAACTCCCATCCAGAACAATCTTCAGGAGGTCTATTCGCTCCTCAGCTTTATCCAGCCTGATGTTTTCCCACCTGACGCTTCAACAGAGTTTGTTAGGGCCTATACAGATGTACAGACTCAAAGCTCAACAG cTAAGGAGCTCCACCAGGTTCTCCAGCCCTTTTTGCTGCGCAGGGTGAAGGCAGAGGTGGAGACGGAACTGCCTAAGAAAATCGAGTTGGTGGTTTATCACGGGATGTCTGCACTTCAAAAGAAGTTCTACAAAGCTATCCTGATGAAGGATCTGA CTGTGTTCGGGAGCAATCAAGGCAATGAGAACCGTCTACTGAACATCCTGATGCAGCTGAGGAAGTGTGTGGCTCATCCCTACCTGTTCAAGG gtgtggAGCCTGAGCCCTTTGAGATTGGTGAACACTTGGTAGAGGCGAGTGGGAAGCTGACCCTGCTCGACCCTATGCTCGCCCACCTGTTCAAGGA GGGTCACAGGGTTCTGCTGTTCTCTCAAATGACGAGTATGTTGGACATTGTGCAGGACTACCTGGAGTACcgag GTTACAGCTACGAGCGTCTGGACGGCTCGGTGCGAGGAGAGGAGCGCTTTGTCGCAGTCAACAACTTCAAGGCCGAAGATGTCTTCATCTTCCTGCTCAGCACTAAAGCTG gCGGGGTTGGTTTGACCCTGACAGCAGCCGACACTGTAATCTTCTTGGACAGCGATTTTAATCCGCAGAACGACGTGCAAGCGGCAGCGAGAGCGCACCGGATCGGACAGAAGAG GCCTGTGAAAGTCATCCGGCTGCTGGCGAGAGACACGGTGGAGGAGATCATTTACTCTCGCGCTGTCTCCAAACTCAATCTCACCAACACTGTGATCGAGGAGGGAAAGTTCTCTCTGCTGAACAAACGTCAGGCCGCCGCTGCTGATCAGATGCAG ttaagtgagatcctgaggttTGGAGTCCACAAGCTGCTGTCGTCAGATGAGAGCTCGATTCAGCAAGTGAACGTCGCGCAGATCCTGGGAGAGACACGAGACGGCAAGTGGGTGATCAAGGAGGAGCTCGTCAGGTCtgctgaggaagaggaggatgaag ATCATCCAGATCACATGTACTACTTCGAGGGGAAGGACTACTCCAAAATCCCCAGCGTGGAGGACGAGAAAAGGTTCAAACTCATGGTGCAGGAGCACTCGGCTCCCCAGGAGCATGCTGGGAAAGCAGGCCGCAGTCTTCGCCACAAAGTCGGA GTTTTATTCCCTCTACCTTTACCCTCGCCAATGAGACCCAAGAGGCCGCTGACGGAGTCCGAGCTGGAAGAGCGTCGCCGGAAGAGAGAGGAAGCTGCTGCTAAAAGAGCCAAGCTgcaggaagagaagaagaaacagcGCGAGGAGAAAAAATACAAGAGGAA gatggCCTGGTGGGAATCATCTGGGTATAAATCGCTGTGCCTGCCCTCTGCTGATAGTGAAGGTGAAGATGTGGatgaagaagatgatgatgacatCAGCAGTGTGAACTCTACAGACTCGGATGACGCGGCGATTCATTACGTCCTCGGTGACGTCACACAACCTCAGGCCGACCGCAAAGACGCCATTATTGTACACTGTGTGG atgaTTCTGGACACTGGGGGAAAGGTGGATTGTTTACGGCTCTGGAGATCCGAACAGATGAGGCGAAGAAACAGTACGAACTTGCGGGAGACATGGAAG ATTTGGAGCTCGGGAACGTGCTGCTGTTTTCCATTGACGACAAGCTGACGAGACCGAGCGGAAGAGACTAT CTGGCTCTGATAGTCGCCCAGAAACGAGACAAAGCCAACAAGCTGTCAGGGATTTACCTGACCGCCCTGGACGAGGGGCTCAAGAAGATCTACAGAGCTGCCAAGCAGAAAAAAG cAAGCGTCCACCTTCCCCGAATCGGCCATGCCACCAAGGGCTTCAACTGGTACGGCACAGAGAGACTGATACGCAAGCACTTGGCCTCCCGGGGAGTCCCCACCTTCAT CTACTACTTCAAGCGCCCGACTTCTCACCCCACTCCGGCGGTCCCTTCTACCTCGGGCTCAGGGTCCGGTCCCCCAGCACAAGTCTCTCCCGGCTCCTCGTGTTCCCTCAGTCCTCCCACGTCCCCAGAAGGTCCAAGCACGTCACAGCAGGGTGGAGAAGCTTCCGGTTTGGACGATTTTATGAGAGGAGTCCACGTGTTCTTCTACAACGTCGGCGCaatggagaaaaaaacacttacacGATACCTTATTACATAT GACGGCGATGAAGAGGATCTCATGTGCTCACAGGTCACTCACATTGTGGCTGAAGTGGAAACTCCAGTTCATATTCAG gAATTACAGGATCTGTGTCAGCAGTATCCTAATGCGCTCCTTGTGAAGACGAAGTGGCTCGAGTCTTGCTTCGCCAACCAGAAAAAAGTCGGAGCTTCCAagttcattcatcacttcaaataa